One candidate division KSB1 bacterium genomic window, CCGACTGCCATTAACCCGGCACCGACTAATGCGCCTGTTAGACTATGAGTTGTCGAAATCGGAAACCCGGTTATGGTTGCCAGCATTACCGTAAACCCCGCGCCAAACGCAACCGCCAGAAGAAAATCGGGAGAGGCAGCAAATGAATCCGGTACGAGCCCCTTCCCGGAAAAATTCTTCACTAAAGTCTCAGCTAAAAAAATTGAGCAAACAGAGCCAATAAAAGTTGTAAATGTTGCCCACCGAATAGCAGTTTTATAATTTGTGGTGTTGCTGCCAAAAAGAGTAGCGACACCTTTAAAATTATCATTAGCGCCATTTGAGTAGGCGAGAAAGCAAGTGGCGAGAACAAGCAACAACAGAATCAAACGGAAATCTCCCAAACAAATTTACTTCACTTTGAAATTAAATATGATATTTTAAAATAATGTAAATAGTCGCAACAATCCAGAGTTGGTTTTTATTCCTTGGATGGCCATTATAAAATGTATTGCAAATTGAAATTGAGAGCGAGTAAAAATCAAGCTGGTATTTAAGAAGGGAAAAAATCAATCTGAAGAAACTATTTTTTTAGTTTATCCAAAGCCTCTTCGACATTTTCATAAATATCAAAAATCTGGTTCAGGTTGGTCATTTTCAGCAAGCTTTGAACCGGGCCTTGAAGATTTGCCAAAACAAGGTTGCCATCTTTGTTCTTGGTGGACGATAGCGAGGCAATTAATTCCCCCAAGCCTGTGCTGTCTATCCAGTTTACCTTTGTTAAATCGAGAACAATATTTACAATCTTACTGTCAATCAGGTCTTTTACTTTCTCCTGAATTTTGCCTTTACCATCAAGGCCGGCTAGTTTACCTTCAATCTTGCAAACTGCAACTTTATCGATTGTCTCATCAGTAATTTTGATCATACCGAAAGATCCTTTTCTAAATTAGACGCATATCTTTTCAGACTACGCAGGATTTCAATTGTATTGTTTAAAGTAATAGATTAGGGGAGTTCACCTCTGATGTGTTAAATATAAAAGAATTAAAAAATAATACAAGAGAAAATTTGAGTCATTCCCATTTGCTGAAATTTATCGATGTTGAGTCAGCCCGCTGGCCATAACCTGTCAACGTCATGCGAAGCTCATTATGCAACACCTTAAATTCTCTCGATAAAAGATATGACAAGACATTATTCTGTTGGGTTGGAATCCTTAGATAAATAGCCGATAATTTTTCGGAAAGCGCCCAGTTTTCAATTACCTCGATAAAAACATTCAGGGTTTCAACGGTCATTTGCGAAGACATTTGCAAAGCATTGATTTTGATGAAACGGCGTTCTTCTTCCTGAGAATAAGTCTGGGTGTGAGCTAAAATAAAACCGATCATGCGATCGGGTTTCATGATAAAACAAGCATCGCCAAACTTAAAATCGGTGAGAAGATCGAGCTCTCTAGTGTAATCCAGTCCTGGTTCCATCTGCTGCCAAAATTTTCTGGCTTCTTCTAAAAGAGGAGTTCGTTTCTGCGGAGGGATTTCACTATACATAATTTTTTCGAATTCAGTCACTTTTAAAGGTTGCCGTTCCCCTGAAACTTTTTTAATAACATCAATGACAAGTCCTCGTGGCTCAAACCCGAGCTTTGTGTAAAAAGCTAAATTTCTGGCAGAGTTTGCGGCCAATTCGAGTCCAATGGTTTTGGCGCCGGAAGCTTTTAAACTCTCTACTGCAGCCAAAACTATTTTTTTTCCATATCCTTGACCTTCTTCCGAGGGATCGACGCTCAAGGGCCCGAGCCAGCTTACCGTTCCCCACAAACGGGTAAAACAAAAAGAAATTATCCGGTGTTTTTTTTCGATGACAAAACAACCAGATGAGTTAGCTGCAAAGTACAACTCCAAAAATTCTTTCCGGCACAGGGGGACTCTACCCTCACGATACCCTTGCTGAATTCGCGCATGAGTAAAAGCCTTGGAAAGGAGTAGATTGACTTCTTGTAAATCCTCCTTTTGCATTTGACGAAGATTTGTCACTTGTCTATCACAACTGCTTACTCCTTTTCAAATGAGAGGAATGACGGCTAAGACTTCCGCGCCAATTCATTCAAAATATCAATCGCCTTAAGTAGTTTTTCATTAGGCACAGCAAATGAAATGCGGAAATGAGTATTCTTTTCCGAAAATACATTTCCCGGAATAATAAATACTTTTCTCTTAATTGCGCGGTCTACAAACTCCTCAGCATTCCGGTGGGGTGCTTCAGGGAAAAAGTAAAAAGCACCATTGGGTTTAATTATTTTGAAATGTTCTTTTAAACCGTTATAAACAAGATCTCTTCTTTCATGATAAGTAGAAACATATTGCTGCATATCATAATCGAGAGCTTTGACGGCCGCCTTTTGTGCAATTGAGTTGGCACACACATAGGAATA contains:
- a CDS encoding STAS domain-containing protein — translated: MIKITDETIDKVAVCKIEGKLAGLDGKGKIQEKVKDLIDSKIVNIVLDLTKVNWIDSTGLGELIASLSSTKNKDGNLVLANLQGPVQSLLKMTNLNQIFDIYENVEEALDKLKK
- a CDS encoding GNAT family N-acetyltransferase, yielding MQKEDLQEVNLLLSKAFTHARIQQGYREGRVPLCRKEFLELYFAANSSGCFVIEKKHRIISFCFTRLWGTVSWLGPLSVDPSEEGQGYGKKIVLAAVESLKASGAKTIGLELAANSARNLAFYTKLGFEPRGLVIDVIKKVSGERQPLKVTEFEKIMYSEIPPQKRTPLLEEARKFWQQMEPGLDYTRELDLLTDFKFGDACFIMKPDRMIGFILAHTQTYSQEEERRFIKINALQMSSQMTVETLNVFIEVIENWALSEKLSAIYLRIPTQQNNVLSYLLSREFKVLHNELRMTLTGYGQRADSTSINFSKWE